CCACCGCATGTCCATCCATTTCCGGCATCATGATATCCATGAAAACAGCGTTGTACGGGTCTCCGGCTTCATAGGCTTTTTTATACATATCAACGGCTTCGCCACCACTCAAAGCACTATCACATTTAGCATAAGACTCAAGCAGCTTACCGAGGTACATGTGAACCGTTTCATCGTCATCAACAAATAAAAATCTCATACTACCCCCCTCAACGTATAAATGATCACCGTATATTGTGTGCCACCTTGAAATTAAAGACTATAACAATTGAATAAGAACTATCACTATGTCAATTTTAGATCAATGCTCAACAGCTTAAAATACGACAGATATTACAAAAAATATAAGCGAGAACTTTATATAAAACAATAAACTTCAAAACGATTCAGTCTTTAGTTTAATTATTATTTCATATAAATATAGATAATATATTGGTTTATATAACCAAAACGGGTTGGACCAGACTAAGCTGATCCAACCCGTATTTTTATTGGCGACTATAATCTTTTAGACAGCTAATATGCCTAGATATCACAGCCATAAGCTTTGAGAACGGCCATGCCGCCCTGAGTATTGCGGACATCCTTGAAACCTAATCCGTCCAGCATAATCTGGGCTTCAAATGAACGGCCACCGGTATTGCAGATAAGTACCAGAGGTTTGTCAGTAGGAAGCTCTTTAAACCTTTTAGGAATTTCACCCTGAGGAATGTTATGCCAATACTCCGGATATTTATTCAGGAATGGTTCGGCATCAGCATGTTCACGGACATCAAGGAAATAGTATTTTCCACTTTCCCTTTCCTTCCAGTATTCTTCAAAAGTATCCGGTCCATGACCATGATTAAGACCATTAAGAGCATTGTCCGCCATGTTGGCCATAGCATTAAGTACGTCCATTGCAGCTGCATACGGCGGTGAGTAAGCTACCTCAAGGTTACTTACATCTGCCACAGTGGGTTTATACTTCATGATAGCTGCTACGGAATCAACCCTGCCAACCAGAGCATCACCATTAGCGGAAACACCCTGCATACCGAGGACTCTGCGTGTTTTGCGGTCCACAACCATTTCAAGGGTCATCATATCCTTGGTAGGATAAAAATGAGCACGGTCAGCCATGATAAGCATAACGCTGATGGCATCGAATCCGGCCTGCTTGGCTCCGGCCAGACTCATACCAACACCGGCAGCGGCTTTCTCAAAAAGCTTTACACAAAACGATCCGGCAGCTCCGGGGAATGTTTCAGAAGCTCCGGCAAGATTGCTGCCGATTACACGGCCCTGACGGTTTGCCATTGAGCCCATAGGCAGGAAGAAAGGCGAATCATCAACAAGATTTTTGATGATAGCACAATCACCACCTGAAAAGATTAACGGGTCTGATGTACGCATGCTTTCATCAACAAGAATTCCGCCGCGTTCACTACAATCAAGACCACAATCTCTGGCCAGTTTGTCATTTGGAATAACACCGGCCGAGATAATTACGATATCAGCTTCAATTGTCTGCTCTGGAGTTACAACCTTCTGAACTTTACCTTCACCTTCAATTTTGGTGACGGTCTGTCCGAGATGGAAAGTAACTCCCTGCTCTTCCATATGATTCTGAGCTATGCGAGCCAGTACCGGGCTGACCATACGGGGGAGAATCTGGGGAGCAATTTCAACAACAGTGGTGTCAATGCCCCACATGTCTGCAAAGGCCTCGGCCATTTCAAGACCGATGAAACCGGCCCCGACAACCACGGCTTTGCCAATTTCTCCCTTGGTTATACTTGCCTTGATCTTTTCAGCATCATGCATGTTCCCGACATAATATACTCCGGGAAGATCTTCACCGGGAAGGCTAAGCTTACGCGGTGTGGCTCCTGTTCCGATGACCAGCTGGTCATAATCCAGAACATCTTCTTTACCTGTTCTCAAATCTTTGATGTAGACTTTCTTGTTCGCACGATCAATTTTTGTGGCTTCAGTCAAAGAAAGGACATCAACGCCTTTGATATCATGGAAAAATGGTTCATCCCTGACCATATGAAAAGCTGTGGTTCTGAGCTGATTTGCTTCAGAGACATCACCGGATACGTAATAAGGAATACCGCAACCACCATAAGAAAAAATATCATCCTTATCGATGAGGGTAACCTTCGCATCCTGCTTTAAACGCTTAAATCGGCAAGCCGCCTTTGGTCCAAGCGCAACAGCACCAATAACAACTACATGTTCCGGCATGAATGCTACCTCGAATTAAAGATTTACTAAAAAATCCGCCGCGCAAAAAACCGCACGAAGAATAGGGGTATTTGGCTTTGGTTTAGGAATTAATCATTTTATCTTTTAATGGCAAGGGGAGTATTGAAAAACAAAGGACTACTGGATGGTAAAACTGTTAAGGCTATCAATAAGAGGACAAAATAGGGTCACATTATATTATTACACTAATAATTTAATGTTAAAATGTACTCAAATCAACTTATTCCCAACAGCATTTAAACGAAAAGCATATTAAATTTCAGCTACTAACTGTAAACAAGCAATATTTCTGGTAAGCGAAAGACAATATAAAGTTATTTATTATAAATGTACTATACTACTAAAAATGATCAATTGCTGCGTATAATTTTATGTTCAAGTTTTATTAACTCAACATCAATCAAAATGAGAATAAATATTTAAATATATCAACATTTAAATCAGCTACAATAACTATATATCTACAGCTGCCCCACGATTACCCAGGCTGACCATGGTTATAATTTTAAGCTCTTAAAAGTTATACGTTTTTAAAAAAGTTATCACAAAGTTTTATTTTTTTCAGATTCCAGCCTTAAGAAATATTAAGAAAGAACCGATAAAAATTATAACAAAATTATGTAAATCAGCTGTGACCGGAGACATCTTATGAAAATAAATTCTAATTCAACATTTACGTTTAATTTGTCTCAAATTAAAAAAGCCGAACCGGAACAAACCCCGGAAGCTGCTATTGCCAAAGAAGAGCCAGTAAAAATATCCACTGTTGGGCATCAGTTTTCGCAAACAATTGATATGTCCAGTCACTTTTTCGATAAGCAGAAGGAAGACTCTAAATACACTGCGGCCCTGCTTGATTCTTTAAAAATAGATGAAAAATTTAAAGACAATATGGCAAGCCTCATCAACTCTGGAGGAGGTGGTGACAACTACGCAGAAAGGGTTCTGGAAGGTCAGAAAAAAGGACGAGCAGCAGAGGATGAGGCCAAACGCTATGCAGCTGAAAAAACAGAAAAACAATTAGATGATGACCGGAAAGAACGTGAAGAAGATCAGGATAAAAAAATAGAAAAGAAGCTCTCCCCTGACACCTATAAAATTAAGCATGATAGCGACCCCGAGGAAGCTATTGCCGAAATGAAACCAGAAAATCCGGCAGACCCTCAGAATAAGGAGATTTCAGAGACTGATAGTTCCGGGCAAACTGAAAAGGAAAAGCATCTGGATTCATATATATAAGCAGATTATATTAAAAGAACTGTATAAAAAATTAGCCGCCGTATTTTTAAAAATACGGCGGCTTTTTTAACACAGAATATTCTTAAGAATGAATTGCTGGTTTACTTCTTTGCGGAGAAGAAATCTTTCAGACAGTCAGCCATTCTTTTAATGCCTTCCTCGATATGCTCTTCATCAGAATTTGAGAAGTTCAATCTGAAAGTATTTTCACCGCTTCCATCAACATAAAACGGACGCCCCGGAACAAATGCAACCTTATGGGCCACAGCTGTATCCAGAAGATCCATGGATGACATGCCCTCGGGCAGTGTAATCCACAGGAACATTCCACCTTCAGGCTTTGTTATTTCAACACCTTCAGGGAAATATTTCTCGATACATTCAACCATAGTTTCACGCTGGCGTCTGTAGCGTTCCCTGATCTTCTCAATATGGGCATCGATATCATTATCTTTCATAAAACGATACATAATGCGCTGGGAAACTGTACTGGTGTGCAGATCAGAAGCCTGCTTTGCGATAACAAGCTTATCACGAACCTCGCTTTCGGCAACTACCCAGCCAAGCCTGAATCCCGGTGCGGCAATCTTGGAGAAAGACCCCAGCAGGACACAGTTGTCTTTGAGGTAGCCTTTTGACAGAGGAGTCTGGTGCTCACCCATAAACCGCAGCTCACCGTAAGGATCATCCTCTATAAAAAGAGTATCGCTTTCAGCCATCAATTCCGCAACGGCTTTACGTTTTTCAGCACTGTAAGTGAGTCCGGAAGGATTCTGAAAATTAGGAACGGCATAAAACATCTTAACCTTATCCATTGCCAGAATTTTCTCCAGTTCATTTAAATCAGGGCCGTCGTTTTCTAGTCCGACCGTGACAAATTCAGGCTGAAAAAAAGAAAAAGACTGAATAGCACCAAGATAACCGGGACGTTCAATAATGACTCTGTCTCCGGAATTCAAAAATACTTTTCCAAGCAGATCAAGACACTGCTGCGAACCGGTGGTTAATAAAATATCTTCCGGATCAACTTCAATGCCCTTTTCTGACTTATAACGGTCAGCAATAAATTTACGCAGAGGCTGGTATCCTTCTGTTGTGGAATACTGCAACACCTCTTTGCCGCTTTCTGCTAAAACATCTGACGCCGCCTTACGCATGGCTTCAACCGGGAATAATTCAGGATTAGGTAGTCCCCCGGCAAATGAAATAATGGAAGGATCTTCAGTAACTTTCAGGATTTCACGGATAAATGACCTGTGAACGGTCTGCATGCGGTCTGCGAATTTGGTAGCCATTGCGGTCTCCTTAATACAATGGAAAGTCTGCAAAAGTTGCAAGATACTATATATAAAGCTCTGATCCGGATATTTTTAAATGGGAATATGCG
Above is a window of Maridesulfovibrio bastinii DSM 16055 DNA encoding:
- a CDS encoding PLP-dependent aminotransferase family protein, whose protein sequence is MATKFADRMQTVHRSFIREILKVTEDPSIISFAGGLPNPELFPVEAMRKAASDVLAESGKEVLQYSTTEGYQPLRKFIADRYKSEKGIEVDPEDILLTTGSQQCLDLLGKVFLNSGDRVIIERPGYLGAIQSFSFFQPEFVTVGLENDGPDLNELEKILAMDKVKMFYAVPNFQNPSGLTYSAEKRKAVAELMAESDTLFIEDDPYGELRFMGEHQTPLSKGYLKDNCVLLGSFSKIAAPGFRLGWVVAESEVRDKLVIAKQASDLHTSTVSQRIMYRFMKDNDIDAHIEKIRERYRRQRETMVECIEKYFPEGVEITKPEGGMFLWITLPEGMSSMDLLDTAVAHKVAFVPGRPFYVDGSGENTFRLNFSNSDEEHIEEGIKRMADCLKDFFSAKK
- a CDS encoding FAD-dependent oxidoreductase, translated to MPEHVVVIGAVALGPKAACRFKRLKQDAKVTLIDKDDIFSYGGCGIPYYVSGDVSEANQLRTTAFHMVRDEPFFHDIKGVDVLSLTEATKIDRANKKVYIKDLRTGKEDVLDYDQLVIGTGATPRKLSLPGEDLPGVYYVGNMHDAEKIKASITKGEIGKAVVVGAGFIGLEMAEAFADMWGIDTTVVEIAPQILPRMVSPVLARIAQNHMEEQGVTFHLGQTVTKIEGEGKVQKVVTPEQTIEADIVIISAGVIPNDKLARDCGLDCSERGGILVDESMRTSDPLIFSGGDCAIIKNLVDDSPFFLPMGSMANRQGRVIGSNLAGASETFPGAAGSFCVKLFEKAAAGVGMSLAGAKQAGFDAISVMLIMADRAHFYPTKDMMTLEMVVDRKTRRVLGMQGVSANGDALVGRVDSVAAIMKYKPTVADVSNLEVAYSPPYAAAMDVLNAMANMADNALNGLNHGHGPDTFEEYWKERESGKYYFLDVREHADAEPFLNKYPEYWHNIPQGEIPKRFKELPTDKPLVLICNTGGRSFEAQIMLDGLGFKDVRNTQGGMAVLKAYGCDI
- a CDS encoding response regulator — encoded protein: MRFLFVDDDETVHMYLGKLLESYAKCDSALSGGEAVDMYKKAYEAGDPYNAVFMDIMMPEMDGHAVVKRLRDLENELQVPGPQEFKLVMITSLKDTKNVSKAFFKGLATCYIVKPFNKVHVLHELRENGII